The DNA window GTCGAGGCGGGTCATCGCGAAGAAGCGGTCGTTCGGTACGCCATCGGCGTTGGCCATCGCGATGAGTGCGTTGGTGTTGCAGGGGTTGCCGACCACGAGGGTGCGGACATCGGACGCGGCGTTGGCGGCGATCGCCTGCCCTTGGCCGGTGAAAATCTTGCCGTTGATTCCCAGCAAGTCACCACGCTCCATGCCCGCCTTGCGGGGAACCGAGCCGACGAGAAGTGCCCAATTCGCGCCGGAGAAGCCCACGGCGAGGTCGGCGGTCGGCACGACCTCGCGCAACAGCGGGAACGCACAGTCGTCGAGCTCCATCACGACGCCGTCGAGTGCGGGCAATGCCGGCTCGATCTCGATCAGGCGCAGGTTGACGGGTTGGTCGGGGCCGAAGACAGCGCCGGAAGCGATGCGGAAAAGCAGGGCATAGCCGATCTGGCCGGCGGCTCCGGTGACGGAGATGGTGATGGGGTCCTTCATGGTGATGGATATCGTCGAACTGACGGGGGATGTCGTAATCCCACCGGTCGCGGGCGGTCAACCGTCGACCCGAAGGATTGAGCGGATGAGTTTCCGATCCATGGGTCCGCCGCAATTTTTGTTCCGGATTCCCTTCGGATTTGTTAAGGACCGCCCAAGGCTGTGGCTACCTCCCGAAAGACTCCCCGATCCAGGATTACCCGTCTGCGTGCGCAGACGCGGGCGATCCGGTGGGTAAACGGCTTTGTCCTGTGCCTGTTCGGCTTGTCGGTCGGGGCCTTGGCGGTGGCCTCGGCATTGCCGCAGAGGCGCCAGCTTGAGGACAAGGAACAGGAGTTGGCGCGCATTCATGAGAAGGAGCGCCAGGTGCTGGCCCTCAAGGAGGATGCGCAGGCGACCTACCGGGCTTTGCGGGATGATCCCGAGTATCTCGAACTCCACGCGCGGGACCGGCTGAATCTCTATTTTCCCGGCGAGATGATCTACCGCATCGAGCGCGACCGTTGATGGAAGACGACGTCGAGCGGGTGCTGATTGCCGAAGACGTGATCGAGAGGCGTCTTGATGCGATGGCGGTCGAGATCCGTCGGGATTTCCCCGGGGAAGTTCTCGTCGTGATCGTGCTTCTGAAAGGTGCGCTGGTTTTTTCGGCCGACCTGCTTCGCCGTCTGCCGCGAATGCTGGAAATCGAGTGCCTGAATGTGGCGAGCTACCATGGCGGAACCGAAAGCAGCGGCAAGGTCGACTTCCTTGATCGCAAGTTGCCGGACGTGAACGGGCGACGCGTGCTGGTGCTCGACGATATCCTCGATACGGGCCGCACGCTGCGCGCTGTCGTCGACCGCCTGACCGAGATGGGCGCGGAGTCGGTCAAGACCGGCGTGCTGCTGGCCAAGGACAAGGTGCGGTCGGCGGAGGTCGAGGCGGACTACGTCGGCTTTGCGATCGGTGATGAATTCGTCATCGGCTACGGACTCGATTACCAAGGGCGCTACCGGAACCTGCCCTACGTCGGGACGCTCAAGCCGGAGGCGAGGTAGCGCGCTTCAGAGGGTAAACCGAGACATCGACGGTCTTCGCGACCAAGGCCGAATCGGCAGGGCGGTCGGGAAGGGGGAGCTCATCCCAATCGGCGGGCAGGGTTGACCACTCGGTGCAATCCGCGGGCTCGAGAAGGTAGGGCGCGTGATGGACCCGGCCGGTATGGATCCGGTTCCGCGGATCGGCGGAGTAGAGGAGGTAACGCTCGGCGAGGAAGAACTCGAGCGAGCCGGGTTCTGCAGCGGCTCCTTCCCGGGCCGGTTCATAGACGAAGCGGGAGGTTTCATTGCGGCCGTCG is part of the Haloferula helveola genome and encodes:
- a CDS encoding septum formation initiator family protein, encoding MATSRKTPRSRITRLRAQTRAIRWVNGFVLCLFGLSVGALAVASALPQRRQLEDKEQELARIHEKERQVLALKEDAQATYRALRDDPEYLELHARDRLNLYFPGEMIYRIERDR
- the hpt gene encoding hypoxanthine phosphoribosyltransferase, yielding MEDDVERVLIAEDVIERRLDAMAVEIRRDFPGEVLVVIVLLKGALVFSADLLRRLPRMLEIECLNVASYHGGTESSGKVDFLDRKLPDVNGRRVLVLDDILDTGRTLRAVVDRLTEMGAESVKTGVLLAKDKVRSAEVEADYVGFAIGDEFVIGYGLDYQGRYRNLPYVGTLKPEAR